From one Plasmodium yoelii strain 17X genome assembly, chromosome: 12 genomic stretch:
- a CDS encoding elongation factor 1-delta, putative, which yields MANTYDELYVPLSYYILHNDGNIDNSGTSQGAKKANKKKEVGKSSLIIDIKPYGEDTNLDEVLKLVKEIEMEGLTWGKAHKKTPFAFGLFKLQVSCIIVDDLVNTDELIELIENVGLSDEDCKKRKELQEQMNEDEDVEDTIEGLVQSAEIISFNKL from the exons atggcaaATACATATGACGAATTATATGTACCTTtaagttattatattttgcacaATGATGGAAATATAGATAATTCTGGAACTAGCCAAGGTGCCAAAAAagcaaacaaaaaaaaagaagttGGAAA atCATCTTTAATTATTGATATAAAACCTTATGGAGAAGATACAAACTTAGATGAAGTATTAAAGCTTGTAAAAGAAATTGAGATGGAAGGGTTAACTTGGGGAAAGGCCCATAAAAAAACCCCATTTGCTTTTGGACTTTTTAAATTACAA GTTTCTTGTATTATTGTTGACGATTTAGTTAACACAGATGAGCTTATTGAATTAATTGAAAATGTTGGATTGAGTGATGAGGattgtaaaaaaagaaaagagtTACAAGAACAAATGAATGAGGACGAAGATGTTGAAGACACAATTGAGGGGCTTGTACAATCAGCCGAAATTAtatcatttaataaattataa
- a CDS encoding heat shock protein 90, putative, whose protein sequence is MTVNSENEISNSEKEDNEISVKSNENGEGSADNNENDDKSEKKYFEKKHKELKEKLKMLKVNSNSMSNNSVDNNDNNNDNEKCDSDKKEENSSTSKGEMTPERKEKEKKYIELKKKLDLLKLKNKLEKLKRENEVDNYEKQQKKDEYNHSRDSNSSDYTKQTKYKKKRRSNTNENSDDYYEKNKYDNNRRRHEKYRKTAMRASYGSSSISNDRMLNKKRRENSSSNNYFRKKDKPHRKRTRSQSSSCSHRNRKWIKDKRRRSIYSNSSEENKWRMREVSRDRKNRRKNYDDIKGYDNRPSYNKYKRSESRYYSSDSDIHKNKRNYISREDKKRDLYDDRNSNYKRGEMSSHKYLYNKKTGEKIEKKYYRVILGQYADKDSWNNYTNWLKKKNDYRFNLPFDQHKIYRQSQSLSPTTWENILENSASKDSDQNDKKNKNKVKHTVSSESIEQPIDKNEKKQKKSKDDKKKEKKKKKKYSSETEHSKLDHSELSSYSEYSSKKKDKKEKKKKKKKNTELTYSDYEKMDKKYKSKKSVEEYSSSIDEEYKKEKKHDKKKKKKKESKSKKYEKHKKDKNKKNKRKKKYDDSDEDIRKSNTTSATSLSFLCEGYDSLNEKLYKRDSSNSIEKDKDMKKKIKKKNNKEEEKEEEEEHKKNKENNKQSEQFGKEEFKDDENENEATDDDTDSVGPKPLDINVKLANKQMDYGGAMMPGEGQAIAQFIQKGKRIPRRGEVGLSAEAIENFENLGYVMSGSRHKRMNAIRIRKENQVYSAEEQRALAMFNYEERANRENALITDLKEILRKQNETILNDEKNDT, encoded by the exons ATGACAGTAAATtcagaaaatgaaatatcaAATTCGGAAAAAGAGGATAACGAAATATCAGTAAAAAGTAATGAAAATGGTGAGGGAAGTGCTGATAacaatgaaaatgatgataaaagcgaaaaaaaatattttgaaaaaaaacataaagaacttaaagaaaaattaaaaatgctAAAGGTTAATAGCAACAGTATGAGCAATAATAGTGTAGATAATAATGACaacaataatgataatgaaaaatgtGATTCAGATAAAAAGGAAGAAAATTCATCCACATCCAAAGGGGAAATGACGCCAGAAAGAAAAGAGAAggagaaaaaatatatagaacttaaaaaaaaattagatcttttaaaattaaaaaataaattagaaaaattaaaaagggAAAACGAAGTagataattatgaaaaacaacaaaaaaaagacGAATATAACCATAGTAGAGATAGTAATAGTAGTGATTATacaaaacaaacaaaatacaaaaaaaaaagacgaaGTAACACAAATGAAAATAGTGATGactattatgaaaaaaataaatatgataataatagaaGAAGGCATGAAAAATATCGAAAAACAGCGATGAGAGCTTCATATGGTTCATCATCTATAAGTAATGATAGaatgttaaataaaaaaagaagggAAAACTCATCAAGTAATAATTATTTCAGGAAAAAAGACAAACCCCATAGAAAAAGAACCCGTAGTCAAAGCAGCTCATGTAGTCATAGAAACAGAAAATGGATAAAAGATAAACGAAGAAGAAGCATATACAGTAATAGTAGTGAAGAAAACAAATGGAGAATGCGGGAAGTTAGTAGAGATAGAAAAAATAGAAGgaaaaattatgatgataTCAAAGGGTATGATAATCGCCCAAgttataataaatacaaacGTTCCGAATCACGATATTATAGTAGCGACAGTGATATtcacaaaaataaaagaaattataTTTCTAGAGAAGATAAAAAACGTGATTTATATGATGATAgaaattcaaattataaaagagGAGAAATGAGTAgtcataaatatttatataataaaaaaactggagaaaaaattgaaaaaaaatattatcgtGTTATTCTCGGACAGTATGCAGATAAAGATAGTTGGAATAATTATACTAATtggttaaaaaaaaaaaatgattacaGATTTAATTTGCCTTTTGATCAacacaaaatatatagacaATCTCAGTCTCTATCTCCAACAACATGGGAAAATATTTTGGAAAATTCCGCAAGTAAAGATAGCGatcaaaatgataaaaaaaacaaaaataaagttaagCATACTGTATCAAGTGAGAGCATAGAACAACctattgataaaaatgaaaaaaaacaaaaaaaatcaaaagatgataaaaaaaaggagaaaaaaaaaaaaaaaaaatatagttccGAAACGGAACATTCCAAACTTGATCATTCCGAATTGAGCTCATATAGTGAATATTCTTCTAAAAAGaaagataaaaaagaaaaaaaaaaaaaaaaaaaaaaaaataccgAATTGACATACAGtgattatgaaaaaatggacaaaaaatataaaagtaaaaaaagtGTAGAAGAATATAGTAGTTCTATTGACGAAGAGtacaaaaaggaaaaaaaacacgataaaaaaaaaaaaaaaaaaaaa GAATCGAAAAGCAAAAAATATGAGAAGCATAAAaaggataaaaataaaaaaaataaacgtAAAAAAAAGTATGACGATTCAGATGAAGATATAAGAAAATCAAATACAACCTCAGCCACATCCTTGTCTTTTCTATGTGAAGGATATGACTCACTAAATGAAAAATTGTACAAACGAGATTCTTCTAATTCTATTGAAAAAGATAAGgacatgaaaaaaaaaataaaaaaaaaaaataataaagaagaagaaaaagaagaagaagaagaacataagaaaaataaagaaaataataaacaaagtGAACAGTTTGGAAAAGAAGAGTTTAAAGATGacgaaaatgaaaatgaagcAACAGATGATGATACAGATAGTGTAGGACCAAAACCTCTTGatataaatgtaaaattAGCAAATAAACAAATGGATTATGGTGGTGCTATGATGCCAGGAGAAGGTCAAGCAATAGCACAATTTATTCAAAAAGGTAAAAGAATACCAAGACGTGGTGAAGTGGGATTATCTGCTGAAGCTAtagaaaattttgaaaatctTGGATATGTTATGAGTGGGTCAAGGCATAAACGAATGAATGCAATACGTATAAGAAAAGAAAACCAAGTTTATAGTGCCGAAGAGCAAAGAGCCTTAgctatgtttaattatgaGGAAAGGGCAAATAGGGAAAATGCATTAATAACAGATTTAAAGGAAATTTTAagaaaacaaaatgaaactatattaaatgacgaaaaaaatgataccTAA
- a CDS encoding inner membrane complex protein 1d, putative has product MLLQDINEYTNNDENSVEINTKNDFINQENEMHVSVIKPITKKVIHCEDTKINAFYKPVELVEEVNTYVKKGDEYLVKLYENIKKLYKNNNESKLKSDMGLMKYNAQYNINNSVKQDIKNDNVQFNLYKECNNDTPKIETLFIPKLEKNIEVVNCLKEHINVDYTYLVPKPVVIPVDVPILKFRDNYKVVPIRKKIIPRIKYTDEVIYVDCCIEKPYIVYDDIILPIPCDVPIEENKYIDNAPLISE; this is encoded by the exons ATGCTATTACAAGATATTAATGAATACACAAAT AACGACGAAAATTCCGTGGAAATAAACACAAAGAATGATTTTATTAATCAAGAAAATGAAATGCACGTAAGTGTAATAAAGCCAATCACAAAAAAGGTCATTCACTGTGAagatacaaaaataaatgcatTTTATAAGCCAGTGGAATTAGTTGAAGAGGTTAACACTTATGTTAAAAAGGGAGATGAATATCTTGTAAAGTTATATgaaaacattaaaaaattatataaaaacaataatgaAAGTAAATTAAAAAGTGATATGGGATTGATGAAATATAATGCccaatataacataaataatagtGTTAAacaagatataaaaaatgacaacgttcaatttaatttatataaagaatGCAATAATGATACACCAAAAATAGAAACACTTTTTATAccaaaattagaaaaaaatattgaagtTGTTAATTGTTTAAAAGAACATATAAATGTTGATTATACTTATTTAGTTCCAAAACCTGTAGTTATACCAGTTGATGTTCCTATACTAAAATTTAGGGATAATTATAAAGTTGTACCAatacgaaaaaaaattattccaCGTATAAAATATACTGATGAAGTTATTTATGTAGATTGTTGTATTGAAAAACCTTATATAGTTTATGACGATATTATACTACCAATACCATGTGATGTTCCaatagaagaaaataaatacattgaTAATGCTCCTTTAATATCTGAATAG
- a CDS encoding chloroquine resistance transporter, putative: MTVIKKGKNKKKNLKNDDRYKELDSLITNGSEIGDNSGRSCIKRFFKIIGNEMKNNVYVYFLSILYLCVCVMNKVFAKRTLNKMGNYSFVTSETHNIICIVVFQLLYFIYRKTSTSGYKNESQKNFGWQFFLISLLDASTVIISMIGLTRTTGNIQSFIMQLIIPVNMYFCFMFLGYRYHLFNYLGAFIILITIAVVETFLSFETQSENSIIFNLIMISALIPLSFSNMTREVVFKKHKINILRLNAMVVLFQFFTSLLVLPVYNIPFLKEIYMPFSEMSTNINNGLRCLFYGQNTVVENCGVGMVKMCDNCEGAWKTFITFSFFNICDNLLACYIIDKFSTMTYTIVSCIQGPAITIAYYFKFLAGDAVRKPRILDFLTLFGYLFGTIIYRIGNIILEKKKMVKSQNSNDSEAELTCIETSTA, from the exons ATGACAgtaattaaaaaaggaaaaaacaaaaaaaaaaatttgaaaaatgaTGATCGCTATAAAGAATTGGACAGTCTAATAACCAATGGAA GTGAAATAGGAGATAATTCAGGACGAAGTTGTATCAAAagatttttcaaaataattggaaatgaaatgaaaaataatgtttatgtttatttcctaagtatattatatttatgtgtttGTGTAATGAATAAAGTTTTTGCAAAAAGAACCCTAAATAAAATGGGAAATTATAGTTTTGTTACTTCAGAAACACacaatattatttgtattgtCGTTTtccaattattatattttatttatcgtAAAACTTCAACTTCTGGATATAAAAATGAGAGCCAAAAAAATTTTGGATGGCAATTTTTCCTTATCTCATTATTAGATGCTTCTACAGTTATAATTAGTATGATCG GTCTCACAAGAACAACGGGAAATATTCAGTCATTTATAATGCAATTGATTATTCCAGTTAATATGTATTTTTGTTTCATGTTTCTTGGATATcg ATATCacttatttaattatttggGAGCATTCATTATACTTATTACTATAGCCGTTGTAgaaacatttttatcttttgaAACACAAAGTGAAAATTcaatcatttttaatttaattatgaTTTCTGCCTTAATA CCTTTAAGCTTTTCAAACATGACCAGAGAGGTTGTCTTCAAAAAgcacaaaataaatatcctAAGATTGAAT gCTATGGTCGTTTTGTTCCAATTTTTTACCTCCCTTTTAGTTTTACCAGTCTataatattccttttttGAAAGAAA tttataTGCCATTCTCTGAAATGAGCACAAATATTAACAACGGATTAAGATGCTTATTTTATGGACAAAATACAGTCGTTGAG aACTGTGGTGTTGGCATGGTCAAAATGTGTGATAACTGTGAGGGAGCATGg AAAACCTTTATAACATTTTCCTTTTTCAACATATGTGATAATTTACTTGCTTGTTAT aTAATTGATAAATTTTCAACAATGACATACACCATTGTTAGTTGTATACAAGGACCAGCCATAACAATCGCTTATTACTTTAAATTTCTTGcg GGTGATGCTGTAAGAAAACCAAGAATATTAGATTTTCTTACTTTG TTTGGCTACTTATTTGGAACAATAATTTACAGAATTGGAAATATCATATTAGAAA aaaaaaaaatggtaaaatcACAAAATAGCAATGACTCCGAAGCAGAATTAACTTGTATAGAAACATCAACGGCATAA